One window from the genome of Nomascus leucogenys isolate Asia chromosome 12, Asia_NLE_v1, whole genome shotgun sequence encodes:
- the FCRLB gene encoding Fc receptor-like B isoform X1: MWALTALLLLVPSSGQAATLEKPVLSLHPPWTTIFKGERVTLKCDGYHPLLLELRPISTLWYLGHLLLPSHKKSIEVQTPGVYRCQTRGAPVSDPIHLSVSNDWLILQVPYAPVFEGEPLVLRCRGWYDKVVYKLHYYHDGQAVRYFHSSANYTVLQARASDSGRYQCSGTMRIPVESAPMFSAKVAVTVQELFRAPVLRVMGPREARGAALGGVVLLCDTRLHPQKRDTPLQFAFYKYSRAVRRFNWGAEYTVPEPEVEELESYWCEAATATRSVRKRSPWLQLPGPGSPLDPASTTAPAPWAAALAPGNKPLSFRKPPVSRSVPWVTTVPNTTSTGLQFPASGAPTAGPPACAPPTPLEQSAGALKPDVNLLLREMQLLKGLLSRVVLELKEPQALPELRGTPETPTSHFAVSPGTPETTPVES, encoded by the exons ATGTGGGCCCTGACAGCCCTTCTGCTCCTGG TTCCAAGCAGTGGGCAAGCTG ctacTCTAGAGAAGCCCGTATTGTCTCTACATCCACCTTGGACAACGATCTTCAAGGGGGAGCGGGTAACTTTGAAGTGTGATGGATACCACCCACTGCTCCTGGAGCTCCGGCCCATCAGCACTCTCTGGTATTTGGGCCACCTACTTCTGCCCTCTCACAAGAAGAGCATTGAGGTGCAGACACCAGGGGTGTATCGATGCCAGACACGGGGAGCACCTGTCAGTGACCCCATCCACCTCTCTGTATCCAATG ACTGGCTGATTCTGCAAGTGCCCTATGCTCCAGTGTTCGAGGGCGAGCCGCTGGTCCTGCGCTGCCGCGGCTGGTACGACAAGGTGGTCTACAAGCTTCACTACTACCACGACGGCCAGGCCGTGCGCTACTTCCACTCCAGCGCCAACTACACTGTGTTACAGGCGCGCGCCAGCGACAGCGGGCGCTACCAGTGCTCGGGCACCATGCGCATCCCGGTGGAGAGCGCGCCCATGTTCTCCGCTAAGGTGGCTGTGACAGTGCAAG AGCTGTTCCGGGCGCCGGTGCTGAGGGTGATGGGTCCGCGAGAGGCCCGCGGCGCGGCGCTGGGCGGGGTGGTGCTGCTCTGCGACACGCGCCTGCACCCGCAGAAGCGCGACACGCCGCTGCAGTTCGCGTTTTACAAGTACAGCCGCGCGGTGCGCCGCTTCAACTGGGGCGCCGAGTACACAGTCCCGGAGCCCGAGGTCGAGGAGCTCGAATCTTACTGGTGCGAGGCGGCTACCGCCACCCGCAGTGTCCGGAAACGCAGTCCGTGGCTGCAGCTCCCGGGGCCGG GTTCTCCCCTGGACCCGGCCTCCACCACCGCCCCAGCTCCATGGGCCGCAGCCTTGGCTCCTGGTAACAAGCCGCTTTCCTTCAGAAAGCCCCCGGTGTCCAGATCGGTCCCGTGGGTCACCACCGTCCCGAACACCACCTCCACAGGGCTGCAGTTCCCGGCAAGCGGCGCCCCGACTGCGGGGCCACCCGCCTGCGCTCCGCCGACGCCCTTGGAACAATCGGCTGGAGCCCTGAAACCCGACGTGAACCTTCTGCTCCGAGAAATGCAGCTGCTCAAAGGCCTTCTGAGCCGGGTGGTCCTGGAATTAAAGGAGCCACAGGCCCTCCCGGAGCTCAGGGGAACGCCCGAGACCCCCACCTCTCACTTTGCTGTGAGCCCGGGAACCCCAGAGACCACTCCTGTGGAGAGCTGA
- the FCRLB gene encoding Fc receptor-like B isoform X3 — MWALTALLLLATLEKPVLSLHPPWTTIFKGERVTLKCDGYHPLLLELRPISTLWYLGHLLLPSHKKSIEVQTPGVYRCQTRGAPVSDPIHLSVSNDWLILQVPYAPVFEGEPLVLRCRGWYDKVVYKLHYYHDGQAVRYFHSSANYTVLQARASDSGRYQCSGTMRIPVESAPMFSAKVAVTVQAARCAASTGAPSTQSRSPRSRSSNLTGARRLPPPAVSGNAVRGCSSRGRVLPWTRPPPPPQLHGPQPWLLVTSRFPSESPRCPDRSRGSPPSRTPPPQGCSSRQAAPRLRGHPPALRRRPWNNRLEP, encoded by the exons ATGTGGGCCCTGACAGCCCTTCTGCTCCTGG ctacTCTAGAGAAGCCCGTATTGTCTCTACATCCACCTTGGACAACGATCTTCAAGGGGGAGCGGGTAACTTTGAAGTGTGATGGATACCACCCACTGCTCCTGGAGCTCCGGCCCATCAGCACTCTCTGGTATTTGGGCCACCTACTTCTGCCCTCTCACAAGAAGAGCATTGAGGTGCAGACACCAGGGGTGTATCGATGCCAGACACGGGGAGCACCTGTCAGTGACCCCATCCACCTCTCTGTATCCAATG ACTGGCTGATTCTGCAAGTGCCCTATGCTCCAGTGTTCGAGGGCGAGCCGCTGGTCCTGCGCTGCCGCGGCTGGTACGACAAGGTGGTCTACAAGCTTCACTACTACCACGACGGCCAGGCCGTGCGCTACTTCCACTCCAGCGCCAACTACACTGTGTTACAGGCGCGCGCCAGCGACAGCGGGCGCTACCAGTGCTCGGGCACCATGCGCATCCCGGTGGAGAGCGCGCCCATGTTCTCCGCTAAGGTGGCTGTGACAGTGCAAG CCGCGCGGTGCGCCGCTTCAACTGGGGCGCCGAGTACACAGTCCCGGAGCCCGAGGTCGAGGAGCTCGAATCTTACTGGTGCGAGGCGGCTACCGCCACCCGCAGTGTCCGGAAACGCAGTCCGTGGCTGCAGCTCCCGGGGCCGG GTTCTCCCCTGGACCCGGCCTCCACCACCGCCCCAGCTCCATGGGCCGCAGCCTTGGCTCCTGGTAACAAGCCGCTTTCCTTCAGAAAGCCCCCGGTGTCCAGATCGGTCCCGTGGGTCACCACCGTCCCGAACACCACCTCCACAGGGCTGCAGTTCCCGGCAAGCGGCGCCCCGACTGCGGGGCCACCCGCCTGCGCTCCGCCGACGCCCTTGGAACAATCGGCTGGAGCCCTGA
- the FCRLB gene encoding Fc receptor-like B isoform X5 encodes MWALTALLLLATLEKPVLSLHPPWTTIFKGERVTLKCDGYHPLLLELRPISTLWYLGHLLLPSHKKSIEVQTPGVYRCQTRGAPVSDPIHLSVSNDWLILQVPYAPVFEGEPLVLRCRGWYDKVVYKLHYYHDGQAVRYFHSSANYTVLQARASDSGRYQCSGTMRIPVESAPMFSAKVAVTVQEARHAAAVRVLQVQPRGAPLQLGRRVHSPGARGRGARILLVRGGYRHPQCPETQSVAAAPGAGFSPGPGLHHRPSSMGRSLGSW; translated from the exons ATGTGGGCCCTGACAGCCCTTCTGCTCCTGG ctacTCTAGAGAAGCCCGTATTGTCTCTACATCCACCTTGGACAACGATCTTCAAGGGGGAGCGGGTAACTTTGAAGTGTGATGGATACCACCCACTGCTCCTGGAGCTCCGGCCCATCAGCACTCTCTGGTATTTGGGCCACCTACTTCTGCCCTCTCACAAGAAGAGCATTGAGGTGCAGACACCAGGGGTGTATCGATGCCAGACACGGGGAGCACCTGTCAGTGACCCCATCCACCTCTCTGTATCCAATG ACTGGCTGATTCTGCAAGTGCCCTATGCTCCAGTGTTCGAGGGCGAGCCGCTGGTCCTGCGCTGCCGCGGCTGGTACGACAAGGTGGTCTACAAGCTTCACTACTACCACGACGGCCAGGCCGTGCGCTACTTCCACTCCAGCGCCAACTACACTGTGTTACAGGCGCGCGCCAGCGACAGCGGGCGCTACCAGTGCTCGGGCACCATGCGCATCCCGGTGGAGAGCGCGCCCATGTTCTCCGCTAAGGTGGCTGTGACAGTGCAAG AAGCGCGACACGCCGCTGCAGTTCGCGTTTTACAAGTACAGCCGCGCGGTGCGCCGCTTCAACTGGGGCGCCGAGTACACAGTCCCGGAGCCCGAGGTCGAGGAGCTCGAATCTTACTGGTGCGAGGCGGCTACCGCCACCCGCAGTGTCCGGAAACGCAGTCCGTGGCTGCAGCTCCCGGGGCCGG GTTCTCCCCTGGACCCGGCCTCCACCACCGCCCCAGCTCCATGGGCCGCAGCCTTGGCTCCTGGTAA
- the FCRLB gene encoding Fc receptor-like B isoform X4, with protein sequence MWALTALLLLVPSSGQAATLEKPVLSLHPPWTTIFKGERVTLKCDGYHPLLLELRPISTLWYLGHLLLPSHKKSIEVQTPGVYRCQTRGAPVSDPIHLSVSNDWLILQVPYAPVFEGEPLVLRCRGWYDKVVYKLHYYHDGQAVRYFHSSANYTVLQARASDSGRYQCSGTMRIPVESAPMFSAKVAVTVQEARHAAAVRVLQVQPRGAPLQLGRRVHSPGARGRGARILLVRGGYRHPQCPETQSVAAAPGAGFSPGPGLHHRPSSMGRSLGSW encoded by the exons ATGTGGGCCCTGACAGCCCTTCTGCTCCTGG TTCCAAGCAGTGGGCAAGCTG ctacTCTAGAGAAGCCCGTATTGTCTCTACATCCACCTTGGACAACGATCTTCAAGGGGGAGCGGGTAACTTTGAAGTGTGATGGATACCACCCACTGCTCCTGGAGCTCCGGCCCATCAGCACTCTCTGGTATTTGGGCCACCTACTTCTGCCCTCTCACAAGAAGAGCATTGAGGTGCAGACACCAGGGGTGTATCGATGCCAGACACGGGGAGCACCTGTCAGTGACCCCATCCACCTCTCTGTATCCAATG ACTGGCTGATTCTGCAAGTGCCCTATGCTCCAGTGTTCGAGGGCGAGCCGCTGGTCCTGCGCTGCCGCGGCTGGTACGACAAGGTGGTCTACAAGCTTCACTACTACCACGACGGCCAGGCCGTGCGCTACTTCCACTCCAGCGCCAACTACACTGTGTTACAGGCGCGCGCCAGCGACAGCGGGCGCTACCAGTGCTCGGGCACCATGCGCATCCCGGTGGAGAGCGCGCCCATGTTCTCCGCTAAGGTGGCTGTGACAGTGCAAG AAGCGCGACACGCCGCTGCAGTTCGCGTTTTACAAGTACAGCCGCGCGGTGCGCCGCTTCAACTGGGGCGCCGAGTACACAGTCCCGGAGCCCGAGGTCGAGGAGCTCGAATCTTACTGGTGCGAGGCGGCTACCGCCACCCGCAGTGTCCGGAAACGCAGTCCGTGGCTGCAGCTCCCGGGGCCGG GTTCTCCCCTGGACCCGGCCTCCACCACCGCCCCAGCTCCATGGGCCGCAGCCTTGGCTCCTGGTAA
- the FCRLB gene encoding Fc receptor-like B isoform X2, with product MWALTALLLLVPSSGQAATLEKPVLSLHPPWTTIFKGERVTLKCDGYHPLLLELRPISTLWYLGHLLLPSHKKSIEVQTPGVYRCQTRGAPVSDPIHLSVSNDWLILQVPYAPVFEGEPLVLRCRGWYDKVVYKLHYYHDGQAVRYFHSSANYTVLQARASDSGRYQCSGTMRIPVESAPMFSAKVAVTVQAARCAASTGAPSTQSRSPRSRSSNLTGARRLPPPAVSGNAVRGCSSRGRVLPWTRPPPPPQLHGPQPWLLVTSRFPSESPRCPDRSRGSPPSRTPPPQGCSSRQAAPRLRGHPPALRRRPWNNRLEP from the exons ATGTGGGCCCTGACAGCCCTTCTGCTCCTGG TTCCAAGCAGTGGGCAAGCTG ctacTCTAGAGAAGCCCGTATTGTCTCTACATCCACCTTGGACAACGATCTTCAAGGGGGAGCGGGTAACTTTGAAGTGTGATGGATACCACCCACTGCTCCTGGAGCTCCGGCCCATCAGCACTCTCTGGTATTTGGGCCACCTACTTCTGCCCTCTCACAAGAAGAGCATTGAGGTGCAGACACCAGGGGTGTATCGATGCCAGACACGGGGAGCACCTGTCAGTGACCCCATCCACCTCTCTGTATCCAATG ACTGGCTGATTCTGCAAGTGCCCTATGCTCCAGTGTTCGAGGGCGAGCCGCTGGTCCTGCGCTGCCGCGGCTGGTACGACAAGGTGGTCTACAAGCTTCACTACTACCACGACGGCCAGGCCGTGCGCTACTTCCACTCCAGCGCCAACTACACTGTGTTACAGGCGCGCGCCAGCGACAGCGGGCGCTACCAGTGCTCGGGCACCATGCGCATCCCGGTGGAGAGCGCGCCCATGTTCTCCGCTAAGGTGGCTGTGACAGTGCAAG CCGCGCGGTGCGCCGCTTCAACTGGGGCGCCGAGTACACAGTCCCGGAGCCCGAGGTCGAGGAGCTCGAATCTTACTGGTGCGAGGCGGCTACCGCCACCCGCAGTGTCCGGAAACGCAGTCCGTGGCTGCAGCTCCCGGGGCCGG GTTCTCCCCTGGACCCGGCCTCCACCACCGCCCCAGCTCCATGGGCCGCAGCCTTGGCTCCTGGTAACAAGCCGCTTTCCTTCAGAAAGCCCCCGGTGTCCAGATCGGTCCCGTGGGTCACCACCGTCCCGAACACCACCTCCACAGGGCTGCAGTTCCCGGCAAGCGGCGCCCCGACTGCGGGGCCACCCGCCTGCGCTCCGCCGACGCCCTTGGAACAATCGGCTGGAGCCCTGA